The nucleotide sequence ACACCTTTATATGCTTAGAATGTGAAATGTTTTGGTGATTGTAAGTCTGTCGATAAAAACCATATAAGAGCTTGGGACCCTGAATATGTGATATAGTTGTGCTCTATAAAAGGCATCCCTGAGATTCCTTCCCAGCTTGTGGACAATAAAACTCAAACCCAAGGTAGTTTTACCTGGAGCAGCCAGCTGtttattcacctttttttttttcccccacttgaTTCCATAGATAAGAATCCTAAGCAAATCAAATGGCATCTGGAGATTTCTGCTCACCTGGAGAAGGGATGGAAATACTTCAACAAGGTAAGCATAGCCATTTGCAAAAGGTTTGATGATTTATCCAAAGAGGTCTTATCTATGTTCTTGCCTTCTGTAATAAAAAGGATTTACAATGTTCACCAGTGTGGTTTCTTTCATAGAAGCCTAGAATATATGGAGATTCTTGAATATTCTGTTATTGGAAAACAGATGATACCAACTCATGTTAGTGTAGGTTCAGTATCTGCTTGTGCAGCAGACTAAAAACTCAAGATGCTCCCAAGCTGTATTATCAGACATTACAAAGAGTGGCCAACAAATTCCTTCAAGGCTTCCTTCTTATGTCttgaattttctcatcttttgttctctaaaatctgaaatcctTCTATATCTTGAGTTCTTTTTACATCTCAAatcctttttatatctttttttttttttttttgagacagagtctcactttgttgccctggctagagtgccatggcgtccagcctagctcacagcaacctcaaactcttgggctcaagcaatcctgctgcctcagcctcccgagtagctgggactacaggcatgtgccaccatgcttggctaatttttctctatatatttttagttggccaattaatttctttctatttatggtagagtcagggtctcgctcttgctcagagctggtttcgaactcctgatcttgagtgatccacccgcctcggcctcccagagtgctaggatttacaggcatgagccactgcacccggcctccttTTTATATCTTCAAGAACTTGCATTTTCTACCTTTAGAGTCTTTCCATATCAAATCCTTCAGTTGGTATTCTCTAAAAGGAATTTGTGTATAATGttcaaaagaaagataatttgagTGTTTTGGTAAGTACGGGTAAAAGACCCCAGGAGAGGGCATATGGGAAAAGAGATGGAAGAAAGCCCCTTGTACATAGGGAATAACCAGAGGACCCcaacttcttgttttttttctcatgctTGTACCGTTCTGTACATATATGGGTTAAGAATTGGTTAGTTAGGccggtacagtggctcacgcctgtaatcctagcactctggaggctaaggcgggcggactgctcaaggtcaggagttcaaaaccagtctgagcaagagcgagaccccgtctctactataaatagaaataaagtaattggccaactaatatatatagaaaaaattagccgggcatgatggcgcatgcctgtagtcccagatactcgggaggctgaggcagtaggattgcttgagcccaggagtttgaggttgctgtgagctaggctgataccacggcatgctagcccaggtaacagagtgagactctgtctcaaaaaaaaaaaaaaaagactatactTTCTGTCTGTCTTGCTTATGTGACTAGAGATCACATCCAAAGTTGTAAACTtacatgtgtttttttcccttccttaagAACTCTAGTAATTCTGGGTGAATGAGGCATTTTGAATACTGTGGTGATTTCTACTAAAGGTCCCTTATTCTTGATTCTCTTTGTCTAATATTAACCTACTGCATTTCTATTTTCTAAGATCTTAGTTTTATTGGATACTTATTCCCCCTTGACTAATATCCCTGTATACAACATAAATGCTTGTTATCTTGAGTATTGTGTTTAgtttatttgtgggtttttttggttgttgttttctttttgagacagagtcttgctctgttgcctaggctagagtgctgtggcatcaggctagctcacagcaacctcaaactcttgggctcaagcaatccttctgcctcagcctcccgagtagctgagactacaggaatgtgccaccatgcccagctaattttttctatatatttttagttgtccagctaatttcttcctatttttagaaaagatagggtctcactcttgctcagactggttttgaactcctgaccttgagtgatcttctcgccttggccccccagagtgctaggattacaggcatgagccaccatgcccagcctatttgtggattttttaaaaaaacatcttgCTTGATTTAGAAACCTTTCCTATGAAAAACCTAGGTTTTAGGGGTTTATTGGAAGTGAATATTAAGATATGCTCAATTATGTAAAGTAAGAGTTCAtacctttttttgcttttttgtcccTCTGGGGGACATGCCATTAAGTGTGCAGCAAACAGCTTCCTCCTTGTAACCTGAGTGAAGAGGACCTGTTACAGAACCCATACTTCAGCAAGCTGCTCCTGAGCCTCTCACAGCATGTGGACGAGAGTGGCTTAAGCCTCACCCTGGCAAAGGAGCAGGCTCAGGTAAGGGCCCTGGGAGAAGAAATGATAGGAGGAAGGGAATATTCTCCAGAGGGAGAGGTTTTTACCTGGGATTTTTGGGTTTTCTAGGCATGGAAGGAAGTTCGACTGCATAAGACAACATGGTTGAGGTCTGAGATTTTACAGAGAATCATTCAAGAGCTGCTTGTGGACTACTATGTGAAGACACAAGACACAAATTTAACTTCTGAGGACAAAAAGGTAAGGCAGAAAAAATGAAGTGAGGTTCAGTTACCACCTATAGAAATGACCAGGCCAACTGTGGCTTTGTCTGATGATGTGATCTAGGAGAAATAGGAGCTTTGGTAAATGGGTTATCAAAAAAGAAATGGACTTTAATTATGGGGGAAGGAGCAGGTGTGTTGCCAGGGTTTGAAATAGAACGATTGACAGGAGAGGGCACTTGCAGCCGCGGAGGTAACTGAAGAGGATGACATGTCTGAGGACTTGTCATCAGACAAGTCATCCTCTTGATGACTTGTGTGTGAAGAACTGGTTCATGAGGATGGAAGAGGTAGAGTGGGAGTTGTTTTATAGTCACCTctgttttttaattctctctgtctttctcagtTTCATGAGACCCTTGAACAGCGGCTACTTGTGACTGAACTGACACGGCTCTTAGGCCCTAGCCAGGAGAGGGAGATACCTCCACTGCTAGGGCTGGAGAAAGCAGACCTTCTGGAACTCATGCCACCCTCAGAGGTTGGGAGTGGGCAGATATTGGGACCAAAGAAGTAAAATGGCTTAATTTATCctatatctttaaaattcttttgttaagctttatcatttttgtaaaaatgataCACATTTAGGGTAGTcaaactcaaataagaaaaacattacaCAGAAGCAAGTAAAAGCTGAAATACTACATATAGGAACACAATATTATTATAAACAGCTTGACATAAATGGTATTATACCCTCCATGCTTGTATAGTGAGTGTGTAGTCTGTTTTCCTGTAACATATTTTGGACTCTTTttcaagtcaataaataaatgtaaataagatGGTACCTCCTATGGCACTCTCAGCATGGTGTCTAGACACAAGAGTAGAGCTTACTTTTCTTGTATCATCAATTTAAATCACTGCTAGGATCCACTGTATGGATGTAGCATAATTTGCTTAACCTTACTGATAGATATTCTTTCTACACTTTTGCTGTTAGAAACCACACTGAATAAGCATATTAGTTCACATGTGTCTTTGCCCTCATGTGATTATTTCCCTAGTGTCGGTGCTAGAAGTGGGATCCCTGGTCAGAGCTTATACACATAGAACATATTGGTACCTACTGCCAAACTGCTCTCCAGAAAGGTATTCCAGGGCTCCCAGCTCCCTAGGTTTTCACacacatgggattttttttttttttttttttttttttgagacagagtctcactttgttgctcaggctagagtgagtgccatggcgtcagcctagctcacagcaacctcaaactcctgggctcaagtgatcctgctgcctcagcctcctgagtagctgggactacaggcatgcaccaccatgcctggctaattttttctatatatattagttggccaattaatttctttctatttatagtagagacgtctcactcttgctcaggctggtttcgaactcctgaccttgagcaatccgcccgcctgcctcggcctccaagagtgctaggattacaggcgtgagccaccacgccccgccacCACATGGGATCTTGACAgtcattttattctttgctaaTTTGATAGGCAAGAAATGAGTTTCCTTGATGTCTCTCCATGCGTTTTCTTTGGTTATCATCATGTATTCATTGGCTGGGTCTTCCTAGTTCTGAAAGTCTATTTGCATTGCTCTTTTTGCTTCTGTGGCTGTAGGACTTTGTGTGGATGAGAGCACGACTCCAGCTAGAAGTGGAAGAGCAGCTGAAGAAGAAATGTTTCACTCTGCTGTGCTACCATGATCCCAATTCAGGTGAGTGCTAGCTCTCTGTTATGCTCACAGGTGGCATTCAGGGTTCCTAATCTGCTCTTTTGAGAATAATGTGGTTGAATTTTAGATTTGGGACAGAAGCTTAGAAGCATCAGACACGCTTATTTGTTTCCTTGCCTGTGGAATAAAAATAGGGATTTTTGTAAGGACTTCTTTTATTCAGCAAGATGCTGAGTGGGAGTGTCCTCCTGCTGCAGGGAAGGATGAGTTCTGTCTTAGGAGGATCCAAATGACATAGGGAGGAAAGTTCAGGCTCATATGTGTTGcctttatctttatttctatgaCTTAAGAATTAAGGGCCAAATCTGAAATCAAAGGTATGAGGGAATAGAACTAAATTATGAGAATGGACCATTTCTAACAGGCATCAGAAGAAAACCTGGAAGAAGGCAGAATTTGTAGGACTAGAGGTAGAATCAGGGCACTGAAAAACAGCCTTAAAGGGGCAATAGCTATTAGGGTTTTCCTGTCAGTCCTCTGTGCCCTTGCCCAGATGCTGACAGTGAAACCCTGAAGGCAGCAAAGGTGTGGAAACTGGCAGAGGTCCTGGTGGGTGAGAAGCAGCAGTGCCAGGAAGCCAAGAGCCAGCAGAAGGAGCAGATGGTGCTTCTGGAGAAGAAGAGTGCCACCTACTCCCAGGTTTGTCAGGGCAGTGGGACAGCCTCCTGTCTCTTTTACCCTGAACCCAGGGGCACCTTTGGGGAAACCAAGGATTTCTTGGGGGTTTCTTTGGGGAAaccaagattttcttttctgctgtcTTTATTTatgccctcttcctccttcctcttgggGGCTCAGGTGCTTCTCCGCTGCCTCACCTTGCTGCAGAGGCTTCTTCAGGAACACCGGCTGCAGACCCAGTCTGAGCTAGACCGCATCAATGCCCAGTACCTGGAAATCAAGTGCAGTGCCATGATCCTGAAGCTGAGGTGAGCCGTGAGCCCTGCAGATCTAAAGGATTCTGTCTCACACAccggccctccctccctcaccttgGTGTATCCAGTCAATGTCACGAAGCAGTATGAGCATTTGGATTACCCAAAAGCTCTCAACATTCTCGAGTCTTTTCTTTTACAGCCCCCTGAAGTAGGCGCTTTACTATGAGATCAATTGCTCAGGGATTCAGGGTGACCTTGTTTATCCTGTCACTGCGTAGCCCACACCCTGACCATGGGCGGGTACTGTGTCCATTCCTAACTTTGCTGCTGTCAGgacatttctttcttccctctgtcaGGATGGAGGAGCTAAAGATTTTGTCTGATACTTACACTGCCGAGAAAGTGGAGATTCATCGTCTCATTAGGTGAGAACTCTCAAGAGCCTGGTATGGCTGTTCACAGATGGTTCCCACACTCTCTAgactcattcatttaaaaatgttcccaggctgggcacggtggctcatgcctgtaatcctagcactctgggaggccgaggtgggtggattgctcaaggtcaggagtttgaaaccagcctgagcaagagtgagaccccgtctctactataaatagaaagcaattaattggccaactaatatacatagaaaaacttagccgggcatggtggcgcatgcctgtagtcccagctactcaggaggctgaggcagaaggattgcttgagcccaggagtttgaggttgctgtgagctaggctgatgccatggcactcactctagcctgggtaacaaagcgagactctgtctcaaaaaaaaaaaaaagttcccattCTTGTTTACTGTCTGAGGAGCAAGATCCTTATACTGTACCTTCTCTGCCTGGGCTCTTAGGGACCGTTTGGAGGGAGCTATTCGCCTACAAGAACAGGACATGGAAAAGTCGAGACAGGTCCTGAACACCTATGAGGTCCTTGGGGAGGAGTTTGACAGGCTGGTAAAAGAGTACACTCAACTCAAGCAGGCAACCGAGAACAAGCGCTGGGCTCTCCAGGAGTTCAACAAGGCCTACCACTGAGTGCTGGCAGGGCCAGGAAGCATGGCTTCTGCACAGCCTCGTACTCTTCCTACTAGCAGGACCATTTTCACCTGGGGCTGCCTTCATCATTATAAGGGAGTGTGGAGATGCTGGCTTCAAACACTGCAGGTGTTTAGGCACCCTCCtggtttctctttcttgtctACAATGACTGGACCTCTTTTGGAAAATGTAGCAAGcagatttatataattttatgcataGTTGTTTGTCTGTGTCAGCCCTGTATTATATTTGATTGTCTCCTGAATAAAGGGATGATATTATGTCTTGCGGTTTTAGTTATTTTTGGGGGGTAAAGTTGGAGAAAGAACATCTAAGGCTATGTGGGTAAGGAGGGGTTGCTGAGTGGATCTGAATAGAGACAGATCTATATTGCTTACGGTATGCAAAGAGTAGGAAGTAAAAGTGCCAGCCTGCCCACATCAAGTCTTAGAGGCCTCGTCTGGGAGAGCAGAAGTAGATTAAATGTGGGCTTGCTTTTTTAAAGAACTGTCATCTCCAGAGGAGTGCTAGGTGCTTAGGCAGGTACGGAACTATTTTGTCACTGTGGCTATCAGTGAGGCAATTATAATAAGAAGCTGGCATCCAGCTCAATTATAGGAAAGGACATAAGCTGTTTGTGCTCCTAGTTCCCTCTGGTGTGGTTTGAGAACTGTGTTTCTCTTCGAAGGCAGAGGATGGGAGGAAATCACTCTGAGGAACCAGGTTCAATGGTCTACTTAGCTAAGAACAAGGCAGGGTCCTGGCTGGTGGCGAAATTGGGAACTGAAAACAGAAGCCGAAGGCCTCTACCTTTATTTAGAAGATCCTACTCAGCTTCTCAAAATACTTTCCAGAGAGACTGTCTGGGGCATTCTTCTGCTAAGATCAAATGGTGTTCTGCATTGATTTATAGAAAGCATTAAGGTCTTCAACTCAACATCAAATCTTCTGTAAATGTTGCTTACCACTTGCTATAGTTATAATGTCCccttcaaaactcatgttgaaacttagtccccaatgtggcagtattgagactTGGGTCCCTTAAGAGATGATTGGATCATTCGTTGATTAATGGGATAATAGATTAATGTGCTATTGTGGCAGTAGAACTGGTGGTTTTATAAGAATAGGAagaggctgggggcagtggctcaagcctgtaatcctagcactcttggaggccgaggcgggtgggcggattgctcaaggtcaggagttcgaaaccagcctgagcaagagtgagaccctgtctctactataaatagaaaacaaattaattggccaactaatatatatatagaaaaaattagctgggcatggtggcacatgcctgtagtcccagcttctcgggaggctgaggtagcaggattgcttgagcccaggagtttgaggttgctgtgaactaggctgacaccatggcactcactctagcctgggtaacaaagcgagactctgtctaaaaaaaaaagaataggaagaacggatatgctaattaccctgatatgatcactatacattatatatattgaaacatcactatgtaccccttGAATACATacaatcattaatttaaaaataaaattctatatgaGGAtgagagcaaaaaaataaaggaaaaaattaaattaaaataaaagatgtaggccgggcgtggtggctcacgcctgtaatcctagcactctgggaggccgaggcgggcggattgctcgaggtcaggagttcgaaaccagcctgagcaatagcaagaccccgtctctactataaatagaaagaaattaattggccaactaatatatatatatatataaattagccgggcgtggtggcgcatgcctgtagtcccagctactcgggaggctgaggcaggaggatcgcttgagcccaggagtttgaggttgctgtgagctaggctgacgccacggcactcactctagcctgggcaacaaagtgaaactctgtctcaaaaaaaaaaaaaaaaaaaaagatgtttaaaatatctaaatagtaaaaaaaaaccccaaaaaacaagaaaaaggaaaaaagaagagaaaacaaaaggggaATAGAAACCTGAGGTAGCATGCTCAGCTCCTTACCAAATGATAGCTACCATGTGCCAGCCCCCTCAGGACTCTTCAGTTCAGAGAATTCTCACTAGCAAGAAGGCTCTCATTAGAAGTacccccttgaccttggacttcccagactccataactataaaaaacaaattccttttctttataaattacccagtttcaggtattataagcaacagaaaacagactaatacaCTCTCATTTATCCATAAGCAAATGTTGGCTGacacaaaatgaacaaatggcaAGTTAATGGaaaaacagctgggcatggtaggtcatgtctgtaatcccagcactttggaggccaaagtgggaggattgcttgaggccatgaatttgagaccagccttggaaacatagcaagatactatattctacaaaaaatacaaaacttagccaggcattagtggtgcatgcctatagtcccagctacttgggagactgaggcaggaggattgcttgagcccagaagttggaggttgcaatgagttatgatgacaccactgtactctagccgaggcaacagagcaagaccctgtctcaaattaaaaaaaaaaaagattaattgaaAACCTCAGAAATAGCCaatatttctctttccctctcctcccaataaagatttagatataaatatacagcccgggcacagaggctcacacctgtaatcctagcactctgggaggcggagactggcagatcgtttgagctcaggagttggagaccagcctgagcaagagcgagaccctgtctctactgtaaatagaaggaaattaattggccaactaatatatattaaaaaaaaaggccaggcgcggtggctcacgcctgtaatcctagctctctgggaggccgaggcgggcggattgctcgaggtcaggagttcgaaaccagcctgagcaagagcgagaccccgtctctactataaaatagaaagaaattaattggccaactaatatatatacaaaaaattagccgggcatggtggcgaatgcctgtagtcccagctactcgggaggctgaggcaggaggattgcttgagccaggagtttgaggttgctgtgagctaggctgacgccatggcactcactctagcctgggcaacaaagtgagactctgtctcaaaaaaaaaaaaaaaaaaaattagctgggtacggtggtgcatgcctgtagtcccagctactcaggaggctgaggcagaaggattgcttgagcccaggagtttgaggttgctgggaggtaggctgacgccacagcactctagcccgggcaacaaagggagactgtctcaaaaaaaaaaaaatagatacaaatatacagactttttttctgaaccatttatAGTAAGTTACAGATATCATGactcttcattttctaaatatttcaataGGCAAATCCTAAAAGTAAGAGCACTCCCTTGTGTaactaataatattattatacctaaaaaattaataattccatAATATCTATTAACCAGGCCATATTCAAGTTTCTCCACTTTTTCCTGGGTCTAGGGTTCAAAAAGTTTCATGTCTTGCATTTGGATGTtagatttctttgattttttaaaacataaaacattcctctcatttttttttttagtgaaattgACTTTCTGAAAAATCCAGGTCAGTTACCTTGTAGAATGTTCCATTGTCTTAACTCTTTCCTTGTGGTATGTAACTTGTTCCTCtcctgtccaatacagtagccactagccatatgcagctatttaaattcaaatttaagttaattaaaatgaaatgaaattttcaat is from Microcebus murinus isolate Inina chromosome 6, M.murinus_Inina_mat1.0, whole genome shotgun sequence and encodes:
- the HAUS4 gene encoding HAUS augmin-like complex subunit 4, producing the protein MASGDFCSPGEGMEILQQVCSKQLPPCNLSEEDLLQNPYFSKLLLSLSQHVDESGLSLTLAKEQAQAWKEVRLHKTTWLRSEILQRIIQELLVDYYVKTQDTNLTSEDKKFHETLEQRLLVTELTRLLGPSQEREIPPLLGLEKADLLELMPPSEDFVWMRARLQLEVEEQLKKKCFTLLCYHDPNSDADSETLKAAKVWKLAEVLVGEKQQCQEAKSQQKEQMVLLEKKSATYSQVLLRCLTLLQRLLQEHRLQTQSELDRINAQYLEIKCSAMILKLRMEELKILSDTYTAEKVEIHRLIRDRLEGAIRLQEQDMEKSRQVLNTYEVLGEEFDRLVKEYTQLKQATENKRWALQEFNKAYH